The following coding sequences lie in one Hippopotamus amphibius kiboko isolate mHipAmp2 chromosome 17, mHipAmp2.hap2, whole genome shotgun sequence genomic window:
- the TRIM47 gene encoding E3 ubiquitin-protein ligase TRIM47 isoform X2, with translation MDGSGPFSCPICLEPLREPVTLPCGHNFCLACLGALWPHRGASGAGGPGGTARCPLCQEPFPDGLQLRKNHTLSELLQLRQGSGPGPGPGPAPAPTPTPTPAPAPAPEPAAPSEPPSAPQPSAPCAPEPWPAGEEPVRCDACPEGAALPAALSCLSCLASFCPAHLGPHERSPALRGHRLVPPLRRLEESLCPRHLRPLERYCRAERVCLCEACAAQEHRGHELVPLEQERALQEEEQPKVLSAVEDRMDELGSGIAQSRRTVALIKSAAVAERERVSRLFTEAAAILQRFQTEVLGFIDEGEATMLGRSQGDLRRQEEQRSRLSRARHNLSQVPEADSVSFLQELLALRLALEEGCGPGPGPPRELSFTKSSQAVRAVRDVLASACTSQWEQLQGLGSDEDGLQKPGTEDAESQDPNSTNSLESEAPRDYFLKFAYIVDLDSDTADKFLQLFGTKGVKRVLCPINYPESPTRFTHCEQVLGEGALDRGTYYWEVEIIEGWVSVGVMAEDFSPQEPYDRGRLGRNAHSCCLQWNGRSFSVWFHGLEVPLPQPFSPTVGICLEYADRALAFYAVRDGKMSLLRRLKASRARRSGTPASPIDPFQSRLDSHFAGLFTRRLKPAFFLESVDAHLQIGPLKKSCISVLKRR, from the exons ATGGACGGCAGCGGGCCCTTCAGCTGCCCCATCTGCCTGGAGCCTCTCCGGGAGCCGGTGACGCTGCCCTGCGGCCACAACTTCTGCCTCGCCTGCCTGGGCGCGCTCTGGCCGCACCGGGGCGCGAGTGGCGCCGGCGGGCCGGGAGGCACGGCCCGCTGCCCGCTGTGCCAGGAGCCCTTCCCCGACGGCCTGCAGCTCCGCAAGAACCACACGCTGTCCGAACTGCTGCAGCTCCGCCAGGGCTCgggcccagggccaggccccggcccggccccggccccgaccccgaccccgaccccggccccggccccggcccctgaGCCGGCGGCGCCCAGTGAGCCGCCCAGCGCCCCGCAGCCGTCGGCTCCCTGCGCGCCCGAGCCGTGGCCGGCGGGTGAAGAGCCGGTGCGCTGCGACGCGTGCCCCGAGGGCGCCGCCCTGCCCGCCGCGCTCTCCTGCCTGTCCTGCCTCGCCTCCTTCTGCCCCGCGCACCTGGGCCCGCACGAGCGCAGCCCCGCGCTGCGCGGACACCGCCTGGTGCCGCCGCTGCGCCGGCTGGAGGAGAGCCTGTGCCCGCGCCACCTGCGGCCGCTCGAGCGTTACTGCCGCGCGGAGCGAGTGTGCCTGTGCGAGGCCTGCGCCGCCCAGGAGCACCGGGGCCACGAGCTCGTGCCGCTGGAGCAGGAGCGCGCGCTCCAGGAG GAGGAGCAGCCCAAAGTCCTGAGCGCCGTGGAGGACCGCATGGACGAGCTGGGCTCTGGCATCGCACAGTCACGGCGCACGGTGGCCCTCATCAAG AGTGCAGCCGTGGCAGAGCGGGAAAGAGTGAGCCGGCTGTTTACCGAGGCTGCGGCCATCCTGCAGCGGTTTCAGACGGAGGTGCTGGGCTTCATCGACGAAGGGGAGGCGACCATGCTGGGCCGCTCCCAGGGCGACCTGCGGCGGCAGGAGGAACAGCGCAGCCGGCTCAGCCGGGCCCGCCACAACCTCAGTCAGGTCCCTGAGGCCGACTCAGTCAGCTTCCTGCAG GAGCTCCTAGCACTCAGGCTGGCCCTGGAGGAGGGGTGcggccctgggcccgggcccCCAAGGGAGCTCAGCTTCACCAAGTCATCCCAGGCCGTTCGGGCGGTGCGAGACGTCCTGGCTTCAGCCTGCACCAGCCAGTGGGAGCAGCTGCAGGGGCTGGGCAGCGACGAGGACGGGCTGCAGAAGCCGGGCACGGAAG ATGCTGAGTCACAGGACCCCAACAGTACCAACAGCCTGGAGAGTGAGGCTCCCAGGGATTACTTTCTCAAGT TTGCCTACATCGTGGACCTGGACAGCGATACGGCAGACAAGTTCCTGCAGCTGTTTGGAACCAAAGGTGTGAAGAGGGTGCTGTGTCCCATCAACTACCCCGAGTCACCCACCCGCTTCACCCACTGCGAGCAGGTGCTGGGCGAGGGCGCCCTGGACCGGGGCACCTACTACTGGGAGGTGGAGATCATCGAGGGCTGGGTCAGCGTAGGGGTCATGGCCGAAGACTTCTCCCCACAAGAGCCCTACGACCGGGGCCGGCTCGGCCGCAATGCCCACTCCTGCTGCCTGCAGTGGAACGGACGCAGCTTCTCCGTCTGGTTCCACGGGCTGGAggtgcccctgccccagcccttctCGCCCACCGTCGGGATCTGCCTGGAATACGCCGACCGAGCCCTGGCCTTCTACGCCGTGCGGGATGGCAAGATGAGCCTTCTGCGGAGGCTGAAGGCCTCCCGGGCCCGCCGGAGTGGCACCCCGGCCTCCCCGATTGACCCCTTCCAAAGCCGCCTGGACAGCCACTTTGCAGGGCTCTTCACACGCAGGCTCAAGCCCGCCTTCTTCCTGGAGAGCGTGGATGCCCATCTGCAGATTGGGCCCCTCAAGAAGTCCTGCATATCCGTGCTGAAGAGGAGGTGA
- the TRIM65 gene encoding E3 ubiquitin-protein ligase TRIM65, with amino-acid sequence MAAQRLETKLTCAICLELYQDPVTLLCGHNFCGACIRDWWGRREKECPECREPFPDGAELRRNVALSGVLEELRARPAPGPGPGPGPGPGPGARCPRHGRPLELFCRTEGLCVCSVCTVRECRLHERALLDAERREREAQLRATLEVTQQQATQAESQRQELQQRSSQIQRSACTLTSVISGKFSRLLQALEMRRALALRDIEVAKTQALEQAQDEEQRLRGHLEALSHHDRMIRNLLEQVDDWTFLQESQLLAPPGPLGPLTLPQWDEDQQLAGLQESLSQLCALLLEEGGPPRTPVQAADLGSTEAPGALAPVPTLVCPLRRKLWQNYRNLTFDPVSANRHLYLSRQDQRVEHCRQPQGPHRPGSFELWQVQCAQSFQAGRHYWEVRASNHSVTLGVTYSELTRRKLGRHTDNIGRGPGSWGLCIQEDSTQAWHNGEAQRLPAVSGRLLGVDLDLASGCLTFYSLDPKTQPLYTFHAIFTRPLYPIFWLLEGRTLTLCHLPKATLPPELQEEASGLS; translated from the exons atGGCCGCGCAGCGGCTGGAGACCAAGCTGACCTGCGCCATCTGCCTGGAGCTCTACCAGGACCCGGTGACGCTGCTCTGCGGCCACAACTTCTGCGGGGCCTGCATCCGGGACTGGTGGGGTCGCCGCGAGAAGGAGTGCCCCGAGTGCCGGGAGCCCTTCCCCGACGGCGCCGAGCTGCGCCGCAACGTGGCTCTGAGCGGCGTGCTGGAGGAGCTGCGCGCCCGGCCCgctcccggccccggccccggccccggccccggccccggccccggcgcgCGCTGTCCCCGGCACGGGCGGCCGCTCGAGCTCTTCTGCCGCACCGAGGGCCTCTGCGTATGCAGCGTGTGCACCGTGCGCGAGTGTCGCCTCCACGAGCGGGCGCTGCTGGACGCCGAGCGCCGGGAGCGCGAG GCCCAGCTGAGAGCCACACTGGAGGTCACCCAGCAGCAGGCCACCCAGGCTGAGAGCCAGCGACAGGAGCTGCAGCAACGAAGCAGCCAGATCCAG AGATCAGCCTGCACCCTGACCTCCGTGATCTCTGGCAAGTTCAGCCGCCTGCTGCAGGCCCTGGAGATGCGGCGGGCTTTGGCTCTGAGGGACATCGAGGTGGCCAAGACACAGGCTCTGGAACAGGCCCAGGACGAGGAACAGCGACTGCGGGGCCACCTGGAAGCCTTGTCTCACCATGACCGCATGATTCGCAACCTGCTGGAGCAAGTGGATGACTGGACCTTCCTCCAG GAATCACAGCTCCTGGCGCCACCAGGCCCTCTTGGGCCACTGACTCTCCCGCAGTGGGACGAAGATCAGCAGCTGGCTGGCCTGCAGGAGTCACTGAGCCAGCTGTGTGCCCTCCTCCTGGAAGAGGGGGGCCCCCCCAGAACACCAGTCCAGGCTGCTGACTTGGGCTCCACGG AGGCACCAGGGGCCCTGGCACCAGTCCCAACCCTCGTTTGTCCACTGAGGAGGAAACTCTGGCAGA ATTATCGCAACCTGACCTTCGACCCCGTCAGCGCCAACCGCCACCTCTACCTGTCTCGGCAGGACCAGCGGGTAGAGCACTGTCGCCAGCCCCAGGGCCCACACAGGCCAGGCAGCTTCGAGCTCTGGCAGGTGCAGTGTGCCCAGAGCTTCCAGGCCGGGCGGCACTACTGGGAGGTGCGTGCGTCCAACCACTCGGTGACGCTGGGTGTCACCTACTCGGAACTGACGAGGCGCAAGCTGGGACGCCACACAGACAACATCGGCCGTGGGCCCGGCTCCTGGGGGCTCTGCATTCAGGAGGACAGCACCCAGGCCTGGCACAACGGGGAGGCCCAGCGCCTCCCAGCAGTATCAGGGCGGCTCCTGGGCGTGGATTTGGACCTGGCCTCCGGCTGCCTCACCTTCTACAGCCTGGATCCCAAGACGCAACCCCTGTATACCTTCCATGCCATCTTCACCCGGCCCCTCTACCCCATTTTCTGGCTCCTCGAGGGTAGGACCCTGACCCTGTGCCATCTGCCCAAGGCCACGCTCCCTCCAGAGCTCCAGGAAGAGGCCTCAGGACTCAGCTGA
- the TRIM47 gene encoding E3 ubiquitin-protein ligase TRIM47 isoform X1, protein MDGSGPFSCPICLEPLREPVTLPCGHNFCLACLGALWPHRGASGAGGPGGTARCPLCQEPFPDGLQLRKNHTLSELLQLRQGSGPGPGPGPAPAPTPTPTPAPAPAPEPAAPSEPPSAPQPSAPCAPEPWPAGEEPVRCDACPEGAALPAALSCLSCLASFCPAHLGPHERSPALRGHRLVPPLRRLEESLCPRHLRPLERYCRAERVCLCEACAAQEHRGHELVPLEQERALQEEEQPKVLSAVEDRMDELGSGIAQSRRTVALIKSAAVAERERVSRLFTEAAAILQRFQTEVLGFIDEGEATMLGRSQGDLRRQEEQRSRLSRARHNLSQVPEADSVSFLQELLALRLALEEGCGPGPGPPRELSFTKSSQAVRAVRDVLASACTSQWEQLQGLGSDEDGLQKPGTEADAESQDPNSTNSLESEAPRDYFLKFAYIVDLDSDTADKFLQLFGTKGVKRVLCPINYPESPTRFTHCEQVLGEGALDRGTYYWEVEIIEGWVSVGVMAEDFSPQEPYDRGRLGRNAHSCCLQWNGRSFSVWFHGLEVPLPQPFSPTVGICLEYADRALAFYAVRDGKMSLLRRLKASRARRSGTPASPIDPFQSRLDSHFAGLFTRRLKPAFFLESVDAHLQIGPLKKSCISVLKRR, encoded by the exons ATGGACGGCAGCGGGCCCTTCAGCTGCCCCATCTGCCTGGAGCCTCTCCGGGAGCCGGTGACGCTGCCCTGCGGCCACAACTTCTGCCTCGCCTGCCTGGGCGCGCTCTGGCCGCACCGGGGCGCGAGTGGCGCCGGCGGGCCGGGAGGCACGGCCCGCTGCCCGCTGTGCCAGGAGCCCTTCCCCGACGGCCTGCAGCTCCGCAAGAACCACACGCTGTCCGAACTGCTGCAGCTCCGCCAGGGCTCgggcccagggccaggccccggcccggccccggccccgaccccgaccccgaccccggccccggccccggcccctgaGCCGGCGGCGCCCAGTGAGCCGCCCAGCGCCCCGCAGCCGTCGGCTCCCTGCGCGCCCGAGCCGTGGCCGGCGGGTGAAGAGCCGGTGCGCTGCGACGCGTGCCCCGAGGGCGCCGCCCTGCCCGCCGCGCTCTCCTGCCTGTCCTGCCTCGCCTCCTTCTGCCCCGCGCACCTGGGCCCGCACGAGCGCAGCCCCGCGCTGCGCGGACACCGCCTGGTGCCGCCGCTGCGCCGGCTGGAGGAGAGCCTGTGCCCGCGCCACCTGCGGCCGCTCGAGCGTTACTGCCGCGCGGAGCGAGTGTGCCTGTGCGAGGCCTGCGCCGCCCAGGAGCACCGGGGCCACGAGCTCGTGCCGCTGGAGCAGGAGCGCGCGCTCCAGGAG GAGGAGCAGCCCAAAGTCCTGAGCGCCGTGGAGGACCGCATGGACGAGCTGGGCTCTGGCATCGCACAGTCACGGCGCACGGTGGCCCTCATCAAG AGTGCAGCCGTGGCAGAGCGGGAAAGAGTGAGCCGGCTGTTTACCGAGGCTGCGGCCATCCTGCAGCGGTTTCAGACGGAGGTGCTGGGCTTCATCGACGAAGGGGAGGCGACCATGCTGGGCCGCTCCCAGGGCGACCTGCGGCGGCAGGAGGAACAGCGCAGCCGGCTCAGCCGGGCCCGCCACAACCTCAGTCAGGTCCCTGAGGCCGACTCAGTCAGCTTCCTGCAG GAGCTCCTAGCACTCAGGCTGGCCCTGGAGGAGGGGTGcggccctgggcccgggcccCCAAGGGAGCTCAGCTTCACCAAGTCATCCCAGGCCGTTCGGGCGGTGCGAGACGTCCTGGCTTCAGCCTGCACCAGCCAGTGGGAGCAGCTGCAGGGGCTGGGCAGCGACGAGGACGGGCTGCAGAAGCCGGGCACGGAAG CAGATGCTGAGTCACAGGACCCCAACAGTACCAACAGCCTGGAGAGTGAGGCTCCCAGGGATTACTTTCTCAAGT TTGCCTACATCGTGGACCTGGACAGCGATACGGCAGACAAGTTCCTGCAGCTGTTTGGAACCAAAGGTGTGAAGAGGGTGCTGTGTCCCATCAACTACCCCGAGTCACCCACCCGCTTCACCCACTGCGAGCAGGTGCTGGGCGAGGGCGCCCTGGACCGGGGCACCTACTACTGGGAGGTGGAGATCATCGAGGGCTGGGTCAGCGTAGGGGTCATGGCCGAAGACTTCTCCCCACAAGAGCCCTACGACCGGGGCCGGCTCGGCCGCAATGCCCACTCCTGCTGCCTGCAGTGGAACGGACGCAGCTTCTCCGTCTGGTTCCACGGGCTGGAggtgcccctgccccagcccttctCGCCCACCGTCGGGATCTGCCTGGAATACGCCGACCGAGCCCTGGCCTTCTACGCCGTGCGGGATGGCAAGATGAGCCTTCTGCGGAGGCTGAAGGCCTCCCGGGCCCGCCGGAGTGGCACCCCGGCCTCCCCGATTGACCCCTTCCAAAGCCGCCTGGACAGCCACTTTGCAGGGCTCTTCACACGCAGGCTCAAGCCCGCCTTCTTCCTGGAGAGCGTGGATGCCCATCTGCAGATTGGGCCCCTCAAGAAGTCCTGCATATCCGTGCTGAAGAGGAGGTGA